A window of Cryptomeria japonica chromosome 3, Sugi_1.0, whole genome shotgun sequence contains these coding sequences:
- the LOC131060208 gene encoding PHD finger protein At1g33420 isoform X2, with protein sequence MVVSRPMKRLKRVVAEADTDSDSYSFYKFGDGDRERFQGPFRSNVRSFLESYAEGPLALKISSPPLVQRWKIGFRLDDDNICVALNVVEERVAGEEQQEEQRDLDQDQDQDLHCSHCRLAGWNGNPVCNRRCKVCDYEISKETDLEEESQLALEDSSHLLHGIIHANGFGHLLRVNGREGGSQFLSGCDIMSLWDRICIMLRARKISVMDVSKKYGLEYRLLHAVQKGHPWYGNWGYEFATGSFALTFESYKTAVECLSRTPLISILSGVGKYNGQLKCTVQFYWSLSKKPIVTVQDLICFIMELLHKFHDCAVASKWPVLFSVDAPGESKWTSTEVDQVSSAMLRILQAADRSKWITWRDLKGAMPFSKDPELVDFVLKALEGKVLASRVVQCRRMFSTRTLEYRLEDIGSTAIESDNESVGSTWQSMQECVLEDLKMIYHALLQPLPAAALWHYGLGKQFADASRKLLDCKQFAKDYEAKHPIVMKDFCQIRVIAVAEILDEPKTAERPPPELLVLPQNATVADLKQEIVEAFKDVYICFKWFQVHNIPELQGREDSVNLMFLLGPESVVTVQGCFSGNVSMFRTERGDQIWTVKCSCGASEDDGELMIQCDKCQVWQHTRCVGILDTKGVPQTFICKECNEILSGTSCHSGHNMLGSSSV encoded by the exons ATGGTGGTGAGCAGGCCTATGAAGCGACTGAAAAGGGTGGTGGCTGAGGCAGACACTGACTCTGATTCTTATTCTTTTTACAAGTTTGGCGATGGAGATAGAGAGCGTTTCCAAGGCCCCTTTCGCTCCAATGTAAGATCGTTTCTGGAATCTTATGCGGAGGGTCCTTTGGCGCTCAAGATCTCCTCTCCTCCTCTTGTGCAGAGATGGAAAATCGGGTTTCGGTTAGACGATGATAATATTTGCGTCGCACTGAATGTGGTGGAAGAGAGAGTAGCAGGAGAAGAGCAACAAGAAGAGCAACGTGATCTGGATCAGGATCAGGATCAGGATCTCCATTGTAGTCACTGCCGGCTTGCAGGTTGGAACGGAAATCCTGTCTGCAATAGAAG ATGCAAAGTTTGTGATTACGAGATAAGCAAGGAGACTGACCTGGAAGAGGAGAGTCAGCTTGCCCTGGAAGATTCTAGTCACTTGCTACATGGGATCATTCATGCAAATGGATTTGGTCACCTGCTAAGAGTAAATGGGCGGGAAGGCGGCTCCCAATTTCTTTCTGGGTGTGATATCATGAGTCTCTGGGACCGGATATGCATTATGCTAAGGGCCAG AAAAATTAGTGTTATGGACGTTTCAAAGAAATATGGGCTTGAATATCGACTGCTGCATGCTGTGCAAAAAGGGCACCCTTGGTATGGAAATTGGGGTTATGAATTTGCAACTGGAAGTTTTGCTCTAACTTTTGAATCATACAAGACAGCTGTTGAATGCCTGTCAAGAACCCCTCTGATCTCAATCCTTTCGGGCGTGGGCAAATATAATGGACAACTGAAATGTACTGTGCAGTTCTATTGGTCCTTGTCTAAAAAGCCGATTGTGACAGTCCAAGATTTGATATGTTTTATCATGGAGCTGTTGCACAAATTCCATGATTGTGCTGTTGCAAGTAAATGGCCAGTTCTCTTTTCTGTTGATGCACCTGGTGAGTCTAAATGGACATCCACGGAGGTTGATCAGGTCTCATCTGCCATGCTCAGAATTCTACAAGCAGCAGATAGATCAAAATGGATAACATGGCGGGATCTAAAAGGAGCAATGCCTTTCTCAAAGGATCCCGAGCTTGTTGATTTTGTGCTGAAAGCTTTAGAAGGTAAGGTTTTGGCAAGTCGGGTTGTGCAGTGCCGGCGTATGTTTTCCACTCGAACACTAGAATACAG GTTGGAAGACATAGGCAGCACAGCTATTGAATCAGATAATGAGAGCGTCGGTAGTACTTGGCAGTCCATGCAAGAATGCGTCTTGGAAGATTTGAAGATGATTTATCATGCATTGTTACAGCCTTTGCCTGCTGCTGCTCTTTGGCATTATGGGTTAGGCAAGCAATTTGCTGATGCCTCAAGAAAGCTGTTGGACTGTAAACAGTTTGCTAAAGATTATGAGGCAAAACATCCAATTGTAATGAAAGACTTTTGCCAAATAAGAGTCATTGCTGTGGCTGAGATTTTAGATGAACCAAAGACTGCTGAGAGACCTCCTCCTGAACTATTGGTATTGCCACAAAATGCTACTGTAGCTGATCTAAAGCAAGAAATTGTAGAAGCATTTAAAGATGTTTATATATGTTTCAAATGGTTTCAAGTACATAATATTCCTGAGCTTCAGGGTAGGGAAGATTCGGTTAACTTGATGTTTCTTCTAGGACCAGAGAGTGTTGTGACTGTTCAGGGTTGTTTCTCTGGTAACGTATCCATGTTTAGGACAGAGCGAGGCGACCAAATATGGACTGTTAAATGTTCTTGTGGTGCAAGTGAGGATGATGGAGAGCTTATGATTCAATGTGATAAATGTCAGGTCTGGCAACACACGAGGTGTGTTGGTATTTTAGATACAAAGGGTGTTCCCCAAACTTTTATATGTAAAGAGTGTAATGAAATATTATCTGGAACAAGTTGTCATTCTGGTCATAATATGTTGGGTAGCTCATCTGTGTAG
- the LOC131060208 gene encoding PHD finger protein At1g33420 isoform X1 → MVVSRPMKRLKRVVAEADTDSDSYSFYKFGDGDRERFQGPFRSNVRSFLESYAEGPLALKISSPPLVQRWKIGFRLDDDNICVALNVVEERVAGEEQQEEQRDLDQDQDQDLHCSHCRLAGWNGNPVCNRRYHFIIQAEAAFNTKCPCCQASFRSSSSRCKVCDYEISKETDLEEESQLALEDSSHLLHGIIHANGFGHLLRVNGREGGSQFLSGCDIMSLWDRICIMLRARKISVMDVSKKYGLEYRLLHAVQKGHPWYGNWGYEFATGSFALTFESYKTAVECLSRTPLISILSGVGKYNGQLKCTVQFYWSLSKKPIVTVQDLICFIMELLHKFHDCAVASKWPVLFSVDAPGESKWTSTEVDQVSSAMLRILQAADRSKWITWRDLKGAMPFSKDPELVDFVLKALEGKVLASRVVQCRRMFSTRTLEYRLEDIGSTAIESDNESVGSTWQSMQECVLEDLKMIYHALLQPLPAAALWHYGLGKQFADASRKLLDCKQFAKDYEAKHPIVMKDFCQIRVIAVAEILDEPKTAERPPPELLVLPQNATVADLKQEIVEAFKDVYICFKWFQVHNIPELQGREDSVNLMFLLGPESVVTVQGCFSGNVSMFRTERGDQIWTVKCSCGASEDDGELMIQCDKCQVWQHTRCVGILDTKGVPQTFICKECNEILSGTSCHSGHNMLGSSSV, encoded by the exons ATGGTGGTGAGCAGGCCTATGAAGCGACTGAAAAGGGTGGTGGCTGAGGCAGACACTGACTCTGATTCTTATTCTTTTTACAAGTTTGGCGATGGAGATAGAGAGCGTTTCCAAGGCCCCTTTCGCTCCAATGTAAGATCGTTTCTGGAATCTTATGCGGAGGGTCCTTTGGCGCTCAAGATCTCCTCTCCTCCTCTTGTGCAGAGATGGAAAATCGGGTTTCGGTTAGACGATGATAATATTTGCGTCGCACTGAATGTGGTGGAAGAGAGAGTAGCAGGAGAAGAGCAACAAGAAGAGCAACGTGATCTGGATCAGGATCAGGATCAGGATCTCCATTGTAGTCACTGCCGGCTTGCAGGTTGGAACGGAAATCCTGTCTGCAATAGAAGGTATCATTTTATAATACAAGCGGAGGCCGCCTTCAATACAAAATGTCCCTGCTGTCAGGCTTCTTTTCGGTCCTCTTCATCAAG ATGCAAAGTTTGTGATTACGAGATAAGCAAGGAGACTGACCTGGAAGAGGAGAGTCAGCTTGCCCTGGAAGATTCTAGTCACTTGCTACATGGGATCATTCATGCAAATGGATTTGGTCACCTGCTAAGAGTAAATGGGCGGGAAGGCGGCTCCCAATTTCTTTCTGGGTGTGATATCATGAGTCTCTGGGACCGGATATGCATTATGCTAAGGGCCAG AAAAATTAGTGTTATGGACGTTTCAAAGAAATATGGGCTTGAATATCGACTGCTGCATGCTGTGCAAAAAGGGCACCCTTGGTATGGAAATTGGGGTTATGAATTTGCAACTGGAAGTTTTGCTCTAACTTTTGAATCATACAAGACAGCTGTTGAATGCCTGTCAAGAACCCCTCTGATCTCAATCCTTTCGGGCGTGGGCAAATATAATGGACAACTGAAATGTACTGTGCAGTTCTATTGGTCCTTGTCTAAAAAGCCGATTGTGACAGTCCAAGATTTGATATGTTTTATCATGGAGCTGTTGCACAAATTCCATGATTGTGCTGTTGCAAGTAAATGGCCAGTTCTCTTTTCTGTTGATGCACCTGGTGAGTCTAAATGGACATCCACGGAGGTTGATCAGGTCTCATCTGCCATGCTCAGAATTCTACAAGCAGCAGATAGATCAAAATGGATAACATGGCGGGATCTAAAAGGAGCAATGCCTTTCTCAAAGGATCCCGAGCTTGTTGATTTTGTGCTGAAAGCTTTAGAAGGTAAGGTTTTGGCAAGTCGGGTTGTGCAGTGCCGGCGTATGTTTTCCACTCGAACACTAGAATACAG GTTGGAAGACATAGGCAGCACAGCTATTGAATCAGATAATGAGAGCGTCGGTAGTACTTGGCAGTCCATGCAAGAATGCGTCTTGGAAGATTTGAAGATGATTTATCATGCATTGTTACAGCCTTTGCCTGCTGCTGCTCTTTGGCATTATGGGTTAGGCAAGCAATTTGCTGATGCCTCAAGAAAGCTGTTGGACTGTAAACAGTTTGCTAAAGATTATGAGGCAAAACATCCAATTGTAATGAAAGACTTTTGCCAAATAAGAGTCATTGCTGTGGCTGAGATTTTAGATGAACCAAAGACTGCTGAGAGACCTCCTCCTGAACTATTGGTATTGCCACAAAATGCTACTGTAGCTGATCTAAAGCAAGAAATTGTAGAAGCATTTAAAGATGTTTATATATGTTTCAAATGGTTTCAAGTACATAATATTCCTGAGCTTCAGGGTAGGGAAGATTCGGTTAACTTGATGTTTCTTCTAGGACCAGAGAGTGTTGTGACTGTTCAGGGTTGTTTCTCTGGTAACGTATCCATGTTTAGGACAGAGCGAGGCGACCAAATATGGACTGTTAAATGTTCTTGTGGTGCAAGTGAGGATGATGGAGAGCTTATGATTCAATGTGATAAATGTCAGGTCTGGCAACACACGAGGTGTGTTGGTATTTTAGATACAAAGGGTGTTCCCCAAACTTTTATATGTAAAGAGTGTAATGAAATATTATCTGGAACAAGTTGTCATTCTGGTCATAATATGTTGGGTAGCTCATCTGTGTAG